One Triticum dicoccoides isolate Atlit2015 ecotype Zavitan chromosome 5B, WEW_v2.0, whole genome shotgun sequence genomic window carries:
- the LOC119309915 gene encoding seipin-2-like, producing the protein DPVSPSASAASIVTAVDEPDKDKDRAKAKPDSDSSVTVTVTAADEPDKAKAKPDSDSDSDSSEATSAPRSPPPLEEEVDQKDAEPAAPEANVDEKDSEPAAPEANVDKKDSEPAAPEAEVDEKDAEWAVPEEEVDEKDAESEAAAPDYRPPPAPPAFVESLAVFVIKAVVFQVSALVACLTFPFRLLQWWFLFVTDPLGSVQRARDWALGVAGQATGAVSAWLGAGDGVARVVARLLWGALWAMYVCVLLCAMLAMAFTAGGVLVGKVVEEPVQVTENLNFDYTKPSPVAFVPVGRLVPPQQRMQLEVLLTLPESDYNRRLGVFQVRAELLSADGKVVTASSQPCMLKFKSVHMHFIETFFQSVSLLSGYSSESQVIKLKMTGIREAFKPITGVRIVLEQRAEFATGAGIPEIYAASIKLEAELPLLKRILWHWRWTMFVWSSMAVFVFELLLAFVCCRPCIFPRS; encoded by the exons GACCCCGTCTCCCCCTCGGCTTCCGCCGCATCCATCGTCACCGCGGTCGATGAGCCCGACAAGGACAAGGACAGGGCCAAGGCCAAGCCTGATTCCGATTCCTCCGTCACCGTCACCGTCACCGCGGCCGATGAGCCCGACAAGGCCAAGGCCAAGCCCGATTCCGATTCCGATTCCGATTCCTCCGAGGCCACCAGCGCGCCCCGTTCCCCCCCTCCCCTCGAGGAGGAGGTGGACCAGAAGGATGCGGAGCCGGCGGCCCCCGAGGCGAATGTGGACGAGAAGGATTCGGAGCCGGCGGCCCCCGAGGCGAATGTGGACAAGAAGGATTCGGAGCCGGCAGCCCCCGAGGCGGAGGTAGACGAGAAGGATGCGGAGTGGGCGGTCCCCGAGGAGGAAGTGGACGAGAAGGACGCGGAGTCGGAGGCCGCGGCGCCGGATTAcaggccgccgccggcgccgccggccTTTGTCGAGTCCCTCGCCGTGTTCGTCATCAAAGCCGTGGTGTTCCAGGTCAGCGCGCTCGTCGCCTGCCTCACGTTCCCCTTCCGGCTGCTGCAATGGTGGTTCCTCTTCGTGACCGACCCGCTCGGCTCGGTGCAGCGGGCGAGGGATTGGGCTCTCGGGGTGGCGGGGCAGGCCACCGGCGCGGTGAGCGCGTGGCTCGGAGCGGGGGACGGGGTGGCGCGCGTGGTGGCGAGGCTGCTGTGGGGGGCGCTCTGGGCCATGTACGTCTGCGTGCTTCTGTGCGCGATGCTCGCTATGGCGTTTACGGCAGGGGGGGTCTTGGTGGGGAAAGTGGTGGAGGAGCCCGTTCAGGTGACGGAGAACCTGAATTTCGATTACACCAAGCCGAGCCCCGTGGCGTTTGTGCCGGTGGGGCGGCTGGTACCGCCGCAACAGCGGATGCAGCTCGAGGTGTTGCTGACGCTGCCCGAGTCGGATTACAACAGGAGGCTTGGGGTTTTCCAG GTGAGGGCAGAGCTTCTATCTGCAGATGGGAAAGTGGTCACGGCTTCGAGTCAACCATGCATGCTAAAGTTCAAGAGCGTCCACATGCATTTCATAGAAACCTTTTTCCAAAGTGTTTCTCTTTTGTCCGGCTATTCATCTGAATCTCAGGTTATCAAACTAAAAATGACGGGCATCAGGGAGGCTTTCAAGCCAATAACAGGAGTAAGGATAGTGCTCGAGCAACGAGCCGAGTTTGCCACGGGTGCAGGCATCCCAGAGATCTATGCCGCGTCGATAAAGCTCGAGGCCGAGCTCCCTCTACTCAAGAGAATACTCTGGCACTGGAGATGGACCATGTTTGTGTGGAGCAGCATGGCGGTCTTTGTCTTCGAACTGTTGCTCGCCTTTGTTTGTTGTAGACCCTGTATATTTCCCAGGAGTTGA